In Sander vitreus isolate 19-12246 chromosome 7, sanVit1, whole genome shotgun sequence, a genomic segment contains:
- the LOC144520821 gene encoding zinc finger protein 335-like isoform X1 — protein MDSEENEVESSSDAGPSGMEEPSESGMGMESSEAMSADSTDTAASHAQAPESDCHVGQSSEGLVVFIPETSSSTDVRVSSVHLPDSSSVAQSTSVSSVSTVTQSVLVSESAQVRVHSSAASEGAMMVSDSTASTSSDLGSAIDKIIESTIGPDIMNGCIAVTSAEDGGAETTQYLILQGPDDGAPMVAQMSSSALSDRIAIEALAEGPTSTCLDQGDLQGNLDPDQPDDRPGHSGYPEDSSSQPDQPQHSHPSQYMDCSADGPDQTGESSSSYVECSGEEPDQTRSQSGFPDYSGHNSDQDLPGYVECSGADSNPRSRSHYVVECSAGYLECAVDDEEQPHHSRSYIDSSADHRTQSSRQYGAEYGGQCVAAADSEQPGCSQYQARDNDEDDERNQDPDQPQHSQQQPQHSCYMESSNGPEASLYADDSSSSDHPLADTAGLDGLPEALECSESQSGPYISSSGTYTSNPEPELAQQCSPSQEEPQGSQGPQGEAGLVREIETSTVAEGSGHRPPNLAELEEMMEVVIVQQFKCKMCPYKSASKDTLINHMRDKHFKSAGDMSKKRKRGRPPKSETFARRQAEREKAKAKAAQPQQAEEEEDDIVDAGAIDDAEEDSDYNPADEDLKGRPPAIMKKRTPPISSSSQGRPRRKVGRPRKYSLLEEGYNSKEAESSAKKPRVSADASAPEEASSSGLNNGPAMVTDGDTAEASISQSDSENKDPSSNTQPEEFFQRKRGRPSKRFLRKKYRKYINRNRYYKSLKPLLRPHNCWICGSRFLTQEDLRFHVDSHEGNDPELFKCLQCNYRCKRWSSLKEHMFNHEGTKPFKCEKCDYTSVYKKDVIRHSAVHNKEKRRKTELVPKVSEFLCPVCHRVYPMQKRLTQHMKTHSSEKPHMCDKCGKSFKKRYTFKMHLLTHIQSLGDSKFKCEFCDYTCDNKKLLLNHQLSHTNDRPFKCDYCKYSTSKEEFLVSHLAIKHTGEKPFSCEMCHFTTKHRKNLRLHVQCRHPETFDEWSVAHPEEPVRKRRRPFFTLQQIEELKQQQHDDTQDLQNTVVAVDSATLQAMQRMENASVSQDALGNTTIIYEQAESSDQSAQNALDLLLNMSNARELVGNALQVAVLSEGKALEKGTWSTVTTAPGQAQKVVTFHVSENGETVLQEAFEAATSETGELTQIAIEAYEGGGDFSVVEQAAEEIHSSGYSNDESSPSQAVEVSGSESLKSDKYYLTSALADGVLQQVELSSEAPASPSAASSPGGLSTKRFSCRICMESFHGRSDMENHKRAHLDPNTFKCPDCDFTSTSWLEVKTHMEQHSYLRPHKCPNCSFASKNKKDLRRHMMTHTNEKPFSCKLCGQRFNRNGHLKFHMERLHNQDHSARKSRTATSQQTIIVNSDEEALATLQSLQAHQTVITPERLQALGQEHIIVAQEQALSDQEEGTYIQQITTIDGQTVQHLMTGENQVTEVQYIISQDGVQHLIPQEYVVVADGNHIQMSDGQIIQYEHDGTFLQEQQIAVGHDGQIQYLPVSSEQQMVNPEDLEAAAHSAVTAVADAAMAQTQTVYTEATPEQLEQLQQQGIHYDVITFTDE, from the exons ATGGATTCGGAGGAAAATGAGGTGGAAAGCAGCAGTGATGCAGGTCCCTCAGGGATGGAGGAACCATCTGAAAGCGGCATGGGTATGGAGTCATCAGAGGCCATGTCTGCAGACAGCACTGATACTGCTGCCTCTCATGCACAGGCCCCAGAGTCTGACTGCCATGTGGGACAGAGCTCAGAGGGACTTGTG GTGTTCATCCCAGAAACTAGCTCCAGTACAGACGTCAGAGTTTCATCAGTCCACCTCCCAGACTCCTCCTCAGTGGCCCAGTCCACCAGTGTGTCCAGCGTCTCCACAGTGACTCAGTCAGTGCTGGTCTCTGAGTCAGCCCAAGTGCGGGTCCATTCCAGCGCAGCATCTGAAGGAGCCATGATGGTTTCTGACTCAACTGCTTCTACCTCGTCAGACCTCGGGTCTGCCATTGACAAGATCATAGAGTCCACCATCGGCCCTGACATTATGAATG GTTGCATAGCTGTGACCAGTGCAGAAGATGGAGGTGCAGAAACAACCCAGTATCTTATATTACAAGGACCAGATGACG GAGCTCCTATGGTAGCCCAAATGTCATCTTCGGCCCTCTCTGATCGTATAGCCATAGAAGCTCTTGCAGAAGGCCCCACGTCCACCTGTCTGGACCAGGGAGACCTGCAGGGCAACCTTGATCCTGACCAGCCCGACGATCGGCCTGGTCACTCAGGTTACCCAGAGGACAGCAGCAGTCAGCCTGACCAGCCCCAGCACTCCCACCCCTCCCAGTATATGGACTGCAGTGCAGATGGTCCAGACCAGACAGGGGAATCTTCATCTTCCTATGTGGAATGTTCAGGCGAGGAACCTGATCAGACACGCTCCCAGTCAGGTTTTCCTGACTACAGCGGGCATAATAGTGACCAGGACCTGCCTGGATATGTGGAATGCAGTGGGGCTGATTCAAACCCTCGCAGCCGAAGTCACTATGTGGTGGAGTGCAGTGCTGGGTATCTGGAGTGTGCGGTTGACGATGAAGAGCAACCGCATCATTCCCGCAGTTACATTGACAGTAGTGCAGACCACCGGACCCAGTCAAGTCGGCAGTATGGGGCCGAGTATGGGGGGCAGTGTGTTGCAGCTGCAGACTCTGAGCAACCAGGTTGTTCTCAGTATCAAGCGAGGGACAATGATGAAGATGACGAGCGGAACCAGGATCCAGACCAACCGCAGCACTCCCAACAGCAGCCCCAGCACTCCTGTTACATGGAAAGCAGCAATGGCCCTGAGGCCTCTCTCTATGCCGATGACAGCTCCTCATCAGACCACCCTCTGGCAGACACGGCGGGTTTAGATGGGCTTCCTGAGGCATTGGAGTGCAGCGAGAGCCAGTCTGGGCCCTACATCAGCAGCAGTGGGACATACACCTCCAATCCAGAGCCTGAGCTGGCCCAACAGTGCTCACCCAGCCAGGAGGAGCCCCAGGGCTCCCAGGGGCCTCAGGGTGAAGCTGGGCTGGTCAGGGAGATTGAGACATCAACAGTGGCAGAAGGCTCCGGACACAGACCACCAAACCTGGCGGAGTTGGAGGAGATGATGGAAGTAGTGATTGTACAGCAGTTCAAGTGTAAGATGTGTCCATACAAGAGTGCCTCCAAAGACACACTCATTAACCACATGAGAGACAAACACTTCAAATCTGCAG GGGACATGTCAAAGAAGCGTAAACGTGGACGGCCTCCTAAAAGTGAGACGTTTGCCCGTCGTcaggcagagagggagaaagcaaAGGCGAAGGCTGCTCAGCCCCAACaagcagaagaagaggaggatgataTTGTTGATGCTGGTGCTATTGATGATGCTGAAG AGGATAGTGACTACAACCCTGCAGATGAGGACCTCAAAGGAAGACCACCTGCCATTATGAAGAAGCGCACTCCTCctatctcttcctcctctcaagGGCGTCCTCGACGTAAGGTTGGTCGTCCGAGAAAGTACAGCCTTTTAGAAGAAGGCTACAACAGCAAAG AAGCAGAGAGTAGTGCTAAGAAGCCCAGAGTTAGTGCAGATGCTAGTGCACCTGAAGAGGCCAGCTCTTCTGGGCTAAACAATGGTCCTGCTATGGTGACCGATGGAGACACAGCTGAGGCATCAATAAGCCAATCAGACTCTGAGAACAAAGACCCTTCATCCAACACGCAGCCAGAGGAGTTCTTCCAGAGGAAACGCGGCCGACCCTCCAAGCGTTTTCTTCGGAAGAAGTATAGGAAGTATATAAATCGAAA TCGGTACTATAAATCCCTCAAACCGCTCCTGAGACCTCACAACTGCTGGATCTGTGGCTCACGCTTTCTCACTCAAGAAGATTTGCGCTTCCACGTGGACTCTCATGAAGGCAATGACCCAGAGCTCTTCAAGTGCCTCCAGTGCAACTACCGCTGTAAGCGCTGGTCTTCACTTAAG GAACACATGTTCAATCATGAGGGCACCAAGCCGTTCAAGTGTGAGAAGTGTGATTACACAAGTGTCTACAAGAAAGATGTCATTCGCCACTCAGCAGTCCACAACAAAGAGAA gagaagaaaaacagagtTG GTACCAAAGGTGTCAGAGTTCCTCTGCCCTGTGTGCCACAGGGTTTACCCCATGCAAAAGAGACTGACCCAGCACATGAAGACCCACAGCTCAGAGAAGCCACACATGTGTGATAAG TGTGGAAAATCCTTCAAGAAACGGTACACATTCAAAATGCACCtactgacccacatccagagtCTTGGAGACAGCAA GTTCAAGTGTGAATTTTGCGATTACACTTGTGacaacaagaagctgctgctcaacCATCAGCTGTCCCACACCAACGATCGGCCCTTCAAGTGTGACTACTGTAAATACTCTACTTCTAAAGAGGAGTTTCTGGTCTCCCATCTGGCCATCAAACACACAG GGGAGAAACCTTTCTCCTGTGAAATGTGTCATTTCACGACCAAGCACAGGAAGAACTTGCGCCTACATGTGCAGTGTCGCCACCCTGAAACGTTTGACGAGTGGTCTGTGGCTCACCCTGAGGAGCCTGTCAGGAAGCGACGCAGACCCTTCTTCACCCTGCAGCAGATAGAGGAgctcaaacaacaacaacatgacgACACACAGGATTTGCAGAACACTGTT GTTGCAGTGGATTCTGCAACACTACAAGCCATGCAGAGAATGGAAAATGCCTCTGTGTCCCAGGATGCATTGGGAAACACCACCATCATCTATGAACAAG CTGAATCCAGTGATCAATCCGCCCAGAATGCCCTTGACCTGCTGCTGAACATGAGCAATGCCCGGGAATTGGTTGGAAACGCCTTACAG GTGGCGGTGCTGTCAGAAGGCAAAGCTTTGGAAAAGGGCACGTGGAGTACGGTGACCACAGCACCGGGCCAGGCACAAAAGGTTGTGACCTTCCACGTTTCTGAGAACGGTGAGACGGTGCTACAAGAGGCCTTCGAGGCAGCCACTTCTGAAACGGGAGAGCTCACCCAGATCGCCATCGAAGCCTACGAGGGCGGGGGGGACTTCAGTGTGGTCGAACAGGCGGCTGAAGAGATCCACAGCTCTGGATACAG TAACGATGAGAGCAGTCCTTCTCAGGCTGTAGAAGTCTCCGGGTCAGAGAGCCTGAAAAGTGACAAGTACTACCTTACTTCAGCACTGGCTGATGGTGTTCTGCAACAGGTGGAG CTGAGCAGCGAAGCTCCAGCCTCTCCCTCTGCTGCGAGCTCTCCCGGTGGTCTGAGCACCAAGAGGTTTTCCTGCCGAATATGCATGGAGTCTTTTCACGGACGCTCTGACATGGAGAACCACAAGAGGGCGCACCTGGACCCCAACACCTTTAAGTGTCCTGATTGTGATTTCACATCCACCTCctggctcgaggtcaag ACTCACATGGAGCAGCATTCCTACCTACGCCCTCACAAGTGTCCAAACTGTAGCTTTGCCTCCAAGAACAAAAAAGACCTGCGCCGACACATGATGACACACACCAATGAGAAACCGTTCTCTTGCAAACTTTGTGGACAAAG GTTTAACCGTAATGGCCATCTGAAGTTTCATATGGAGCGGCTCCACAATCAGGATCATTCCGCTCGCAAGAGCCGTACCGCCACATCTCAGCAAACCATCATAGTGAACAGTGATGAGGAGGCCCTGGCCACACTACAGt CGCTGCAGGCACATCAGACAGTGATTACTCCAGAGCGGTTGCAGGCCCTGGGACAGGAGCACATCATTGTAGCTCAAGAACAGGCTCTATCAGACCAG GAGGAGGGCACATACATCCAGCAGATAACCACCATAGATGGACAGACGGTTCAGCACCTGATGACAGGAGAGAACCAGGTGACTGAG GTTCAGTATATCATCTCGCAGGATGGCGTGCAGCACTTGATCCCTCAGGAGTATGTAGTAGTAGCTGATGGCAACCACATACAG ATGTCAGATGGACAGATCATTCAGTATGAGCATGACGGGACCTTTCTGCAGGAGCAACAG ATTGCTGTAGGTCATGACGGTCAGATTCAGTATCTACCCGTGAGCTCAGAGCAGCAGATGGTGAATCCTGAAGATCTGGAGGCCGCTGCCCACTCTGCTGTCACAG
- the LOC144520821 gene encoding zinc finger protein 335-like isoform X2 encodes MDSEENEVESSSDAGPSGMEEPSESGMGMESSEAMSADSTDTAASHAQAPESDCHVGQSSEGLVVFIPETSSSTDVRVSSVHLPDSSSVAQSTSVSSVSTVTQSVLVSESAQVRVHSSAASEGAMMVSDSTASTSSDLGSAIDKIIESTIGPDIMNGCIAVTSAEDGGAETTQYLILQGPDDAIEALAEGPTSTCLDQGDLQGNLDPDQPDDRPGHSGYPEDSSSQPDQPQHSHPSQYMDCSADGPDQTGESSSSYVECSGEEPDQTRSQSGFPDYSGHNSDQDLPGYVECSGADSNPRSRSHYVVECSAGYLECAVDDEEQPHHSRSYIDSSADHRTQSSRQYGAEYGGQCVAAADSEQPGCSQYQARDNDEDDERNQDPDQPQHSQQQPQHSCYMESSNGPEASLYADDSSSSDHPLADTAGLDGLPEALECSESQSGPYISSSGTYTSNPEPELAQQCSPSQEEPQGSQGPQGEAGLVREIETSTVAEGSGHRPPNLAELEEMMEVVIVQQFKCKMCPYKSASKDTLINHMRDKHFKSAGDMSKKRKRGRPPKSETFARRQAEREKAKAKAAQPQQAEEEEDDIVDAGAIDDAEEDSDYNPADEDLKGRPPAIMKKRTPPISSSSQGRPRRKVGRPRKYSLLEEGYNSKEAESSAKKPRVSADASAPEEASSSGLNNGPAMVTDGDTAEASISQSDSENKDPSSNTQPEEFFQRKRGRPSKRFLRKKYRKYINRNRYYKSLKPLLRPHNCWICGSRFLTQEDLRFHVDSHEGNDPELFKCLQCNYRCKRWSSLKEHMFNHEGTKPFKCEKCDYTSVYKKDVIRHSAVHNKEKRRKTELVPKVSEFLCPVCHRVYPMQKRLTQHMKTHSSEKPHMCDKCGKSFKKRYTFKMHLLTHIQSLGDSKFKCEFCDYTCDNKKLLLNHQLSHTNDRPFKCDYCKYSTSKEEFLVSHLAIKHTGEKPFSCEMCHFTTKHRKNLRLHVQCRHPETFDEWSVAHPEEPVRKRRRPFFTLQQIEELKQQQHDDTQDLQNTVVAVDSATLQAMQRMENASVSQDALGNTTIIYEQAESSDQSAQNALDLLLNMSNARELVGNALQVAVLSEGKALEKGTWSTVTTAPGQAQKVVTFHVSENGETVLQEAFEAATSETGELTQIAIEAYEGGGDFSVVEQAAEEIHSSGYSNDESSPSQAVEVSGSESLKSDKYYLTSALADGVLQQVELSSEAPASPSAASSPGGLSTKRFSCRICMESFHGRSDMENHKRAHLDPNTFKCPDCDFTSTSWLEVKTHMEQHSYLRPHKCPNCSFASKNKKDLRRHMMTHTNEKPFSCKLCGQRFNRNGHLKFHMERLHNQDHSARKSRTATSQQTIIVNSDEEALATLQSLQAHQTVITPERLQALGQEHIIVAQEQALSDQEEGTYIQQITTIDGQTVQHLMTGENQVTEVQYIISQDGVQHLIPQEYVVVADGNHIQMSDGQIIQYEHDGTFLQEQQIAVGHDGQIQYLPVSSEQQMVNPEDLEAAAHSAVTAVADAAMAQTQTVYTEATPEQLEQLQQQGIHYDVITFTDE; translated from the exons ATGGATTCGGAGGAAAATGAGGTGGAAAGCAGCAGTGATGCAGGTCCCTCAGGGATGGAGGAACCATCTGAAAGCGGCATGGGTATGGAGTCATCAGAGGCCATGTCTGCAGACAGCACTGATACTGCTGCCTCTCATGCACAGGCCCCAGAGTCTGACTGCCATGTGGGACAGAGCTCAGAGGGACTTGTG GTGTTCATCCCAGAAACTAGCTCCAGTACAGACGTCAGAGTTTCATCAGTCCACCTCCCAGACTCCTCCTCAGTGGCCCAGTCCACCAGTGTGTCCAGCGTCTCCACAGTGACTCAGTCAGTGCTGGTCTCTGAGTCAGCCCAAGTGCGGGTCCATTCCAGCGCAGCATCTGAAGGAGCCATGATGGTTTCTGACTCAACTGCTTCTACCTCGTCAGACCTCGGGTCTGCCATTGACAAGATCATAGAGTCCACCATCGGCCCTGACATTATGAATG GTTGCATAGCTGTGACCAGTGCAGAAGATGGAGGTGCAGAAACAACCCAGTATCTTATATTACAAGGACCAGATGACG CCATAGAAGCTCTTGCAGAAGGCCCCACGTCCACCTGTCTGGACCAGGGAGACCTGCAGGGCAACCTTGATCCTGACCAGCCCGACGATCGGCCTGGTCACTCAGGTTACCCAGAGGACAGCAGCAGTCAGCCTGACCAGCCCCAGCACTCCCACCCCTCCCAGTATATGGACTGCAGTGCAGATGGTCCAGACCAGACAGGGGAATCTTCATCTTCCTATGTGGAATGTTCAGGCGAGGAACCTGATCAGACACGCTCCCAGTCAGGTTTTCCTGACTACAGCGGGCATAATAGTGACCAGGACCTGCCTGGATATGTGGAATGCAGTGGGGCTGATTCAAACCCTCGCAGCCGAAGTCACTATGTGGTGGAGTGCAGTGCTGGGTATCTGGAGTGTGCGGTTGACGATGAAGAGCAACCGCATCATTCCCGCAGTTACATTGACAGTAGTGCAGACCACCGGACCCAGTCAAGTCGGCAGTATGGGGCCGAGTATGGGGGGCAGTGTGTTGCAGCTGCAGACTCTGAGCAACCAGGTTGTTCTCAGTATCAAGCGAGGGACAATGATGAAGATGACGAGCGGAACCAGGATCCAGACCAACCGCAGCACTCCCAACAGCAGCCCCAGCACTCCTGTTACATGGAAAGCAGCAATGGCCCTGAGGCCTCTCTCTATGCCGATGACAGCTCCTCATCAGACCACCCTCTGGCAGACACGGCGGGTTTAGATGGGCTTCCTGAGGCATTGGAGTGCAGCGAGAGCCAGTCTGGGCCCTACATCAGCAGCAGTGGGACATACACCTCCAATCCAGAGCCTGAGCTGGCCCAACAGTGCTCACCCAGCCAGGAGGAGCCCCAGGGCTCCCAGGGGCCTCAGGGTGAAGCTGGGCTGGTCAGGGAGATTGAGACATCAACAGTGGCAGAAGGCTCCGGACACAGACCACCAAACCTGGCGGAGTTGGAGGAGATGATGGAAGTAGTGATTGTACAGCAGTTCAAGTGTAAGATGTGTCCATACAAGAGTGCCTCCAAAGACACACTCATTAACCACATGAGAGACAAACACTTCAAATCTGCAG GGGACATGTCAAAGAAGCGTAAACGTGGACGGCCTCCTAAAAGTGAGACGTTTGCCCGTCGTcaggcagagagggagaaagcaaAGGCGAAGGCTGCTCAGCCCCAACaagcagaagaagaggaggatgataTTGTTGATGCTGGTGCTATTGATGATGCTGAAG AGGATAGTGACTACAACCCTGCAGATGAGGACCTCAAAGGAAGACCACCTGCCATTATGAAGAAGCGCACTCCTCctatctcttcctcctctcaagGGCGTCCTCGACGTAAGGTTGGTCGTCCGAGAAAGTACAGCCTTTTAGAAGAAGGCTACAACAGCAAAG AAGCAGAGAGTAGTGCTAAGAAGCCCAGAGTTAGTGCAGATGCTAGTGCACCTGAAGAGGCCAGCTCTTCTGGGCTAAACAATGGTCCTGCTATGGTGACCGATGGAGACACAGCTGAGGCATCAATAAGCCAATCAGACTCTGAGAACAAAGACCCTTCATCCAACACGCAGCCAGAGGAGTTCTTCCAGAGGAAACGCGGCCGACCCTCCAAGCGTTTTCTTCGGAAGAAGTATAGGAAGTATATAAATCGAAA TCGGTACTATAAATCCCTCAAACCGCTCCTGAGACCTCACAACTGCTGGATCTGTGGCTCACGCTTTCTCACTCAAGAAGATTTGCGCTTCCACGTGGACTCTCATGAAGGCAATGACCCAGAGCTCTTCAAGTGCCTCCAGTGCAACTACCGCTGTAAGCGCTGGTCTTCACTTAAG GAACACATGTTCAATCATGAGGGCACCAAGCCGTTCAAGTGTGAGAAGTGTGATTACACAAGTGTCTACAAGAAAGATGTCATTCGCCACTCAGCAGTCCACAACAAAGAGAA gagaagaaaaacagagtTG GTACCAAAGGTGTCAGAGTTCCTCTGCCCTGTGTGCCACAGGGTTTACCCCATGCAAAAGAGACTGACCCAGCACATGAAGACCCACAGCTCAGAGAAGCCACACATGTGTGATAAG TGTGGAAAATCCTTCAAGAAACGGTACACATTCAAAATGCACCtactgacccacatccagagtCTTGGAGACAGCAA GTTCAAGTGTGAATTTTGCGATTACACTTGTGacaacaagaagctgctgctcaacCATCAGCTGTCCCACACCAACGATCGGCCCTTCAAGTGTGACTACTGTAAATACTCTACTTCTAAAGAGGAGTTTCTGGTCTCCCATCTGGCCATCAAACACACAG GGGAGAAACCTTTCTCCTGTGAAATGTGTCATTTCACGACCAAGCACAGGAAGAACTTGCGCCTACATGTGCAGTGTCGCCACCCTGAAACGTTTGACGAGTGGTCTGTGGCTCACCCTGAGGAGCCTGTCAGGAAGCGACGCAGACCCTTCTTCACCCTGCAGCAGATAGAGGAgctcaaacaacaacaacatgacgACACACAGGATTTGCAGAACACTGTT GTTGCAGTGGATTCTGCAACACTACAAGCCATGCAGAGAATGGAAAATGCCTCTGTGTCCCAGGATGCATTGGGAAACACCACCATCATCTATGAACAAG CTGAATCCAGTGATCAATCCGCCCAGAATGCCCTTGACCTGCTGCTGAACATGAGCAATGCCCGGGAATTGGTTGGAAACGCCTTACAG GTGGCGGTGCTGTCAGAAGGCAAAGCTTTGGAAAAGGGCACGTGGAGTACGGTGACCACAGCACCGGGCCAGGCACAAAAGGTTGTGACCTTCCACGTTTCTGAGAACGGTGAGACGGTGCTACAAGAGGCCTTCGAGGCAGCCACTTCTGAAACGGGAGAGCTCACCCAGATCGCCATCGAAGCCTACGAGGGCGGGGGGGACTTCAGTGTGGTCGAACAGGCGGCTGAAGAGATCCACAGCTCTGGATACAG TAACGATGAGAGCAGTCCTTCTCAGGCTGTAGAAGTCTCCGGGTCAGAGAGCCTGAAAAGTGACAAGTACTACCTTACTTCAGCACTGGCTGATGGTGTTCTGCAACAGGTGGAG CTGAGCAGCGAAGCTCCAGCCTCTCCCTCTGCTGCGAGCTCTCCCGGTGGTCTGAGCACCAAGAGGTTTTCCTGCCGAATATGCATGGAGTCTTTTCACGGACGCTCTGACATGGAGAACCACAAGAGGGCGCACCTGGACCCCAACACCTTTAAGTGTCCTGATTGTGATTTCACATCCACCTCctggctcgaggtcaag ACTCACATGGAGCAGCATTCCTACCTACGCCCTCACAAGTGTCCAAACTGTAGCTTTGCCTCCAAGAACAAAAAAGACCTGCGCCGACACATGATGACACACACCAATGAGAAACCGTTCTCTTGCAAACTTTGTGGACAAAG GTTTAACCGTAATGGCCATCTGAAGTTTCATATGGAGCGGCTCCACAATCAGGATCATTCCGCTCGCAAGAGCCGTACCGCCACATCTCAGCAAACCATCATAGTGAACAGTGATGAGGAGGCCCTGGCCACACTACAGt CGCTGCAGGCACATCAGACAGTGATTACTCCAGAGCGGTTGCAGGCCCTGGGACAGGAGCACATCATTGTAGCTCAAGAACAGGCTCTATCAGACCAG GAGGAGGGCACATACATCCAGCAGATAACCACCATAGATGGACAGACGGTTCAGCACCTGATGACAGGAGAGAACCAGGTGACTGAG GTTCAGTATATCATCTCGCAGGATGGCGTGCAGCACTTGATCCCTCAGGAGTATGTAGTAGTAGCTGATGGCAACCACATACAG ATGTCAGATGGACAGATCATTCAGTATGAGCATGACGGGACCTTTCTGCAGGAGCAACAG ATTGCTGTAGGTCATGACGGTCAGATTCAGTATCTACCCGTGAGCTCAGAGCAGCAGATGGTGAATCCTGAAGATCTGGAGGCCGCTGCCCACTCTGCTGTCACAG